The following coding sequences lie in one Musa acuminata AAA Group cultivar baxijiao chromosome BXJ1-8, Cavendish_Baxijiao_AAA, whole genome shotgun sequence genomic window:
- the LOC103994900 gene encoding vacuolar protein sorting-associated protein 9A, giving the protein MEAGGGGGDAFGSSTAPLTWHDFLERMRHPSAADFVKSIKSFIVSFSNKAPDPENDSAAVQDFLTNMEGAFRAHTLWAGSSEEELESAGEGLEKYVMTKLFSRVFASVPEDANSDGELYEKMALLQQFVRPENLDIQPAFQNETSWLLAQKELQKINMYKAPRDKLVCILNCCKVINNLLLNASIASNENPPGADEFLPVLIYVTIKANPPQLHSNLLYIQRYRRQSRLVSEAAYFFTNILSAESFIWNIDAQALSMDEIEFQKKMESARAHLMGLSTGTEHQQTETNLDAMEERLKSNRELDNTASVEGHQVPNQSYSINKDVDGKYKPLIKRPSISDLEKKGTTDILKEENVNKYFQEYPFLFANAGDLTVDDVGSLLNCYKQLVLRYVVLSKGMGIGNESLSLPNTETPSELSSVKESEYVAEMEMKVEDHEEVSRKAGSSAEDLILQMDDAESKKVADDSTAEVSP; this is encoded by the exons ATGgaggccggcggcggcggcggcgacgcctTCGGCTCCTCCACCGCCCCTCTCACCTGGCACGACTTCTTGGAGCGGATGCGGCACCCCTCCGCCGCCGATTTCGTCAAATCGATCAAGAG CTTCATTGTCTCCTTTTCAAACAAAGCTCCTGATCCAGAAAATGACAGTGCTGCTGTTCAGGATTTTCTTACCAACATGGAAGGAGCATTTAGAGCCCATACGCTTTGGGCTGGTAGTTCAGAAGAAGAATTGGAAAGTGCTGGAGAG GGTCTGGAGAAATATGTCATGACAAAACTTTTCAGCCGTGTATTTGCATCAGTTCCAGAAGATGCAAACAGTGATGGAGAACTTTATGAGAAGATGGCTTTACTACAACAATTTGTACGACCCGAAAATTTGGATATACAGCCGGCCTTCCAAAATGAAACATCATGGCTG CTTGCACAGAAGGAACTGCAGAAGATTAATATGTACAAGGCTCCTAGAGACAAACTTGTTTGTATCCTCAATTGTTGCAAAGTCATTAATAACTTactattaaatgcttcaatcgcgTCAAATGAGAACCCTCCAGGAGCAGATGAGTTCCTCCCTGTCCTCATTTATGTTACCATAAAG GCAAACCCTCCACAACTCCATTCAAACCTGTTATACATACAACGTTATAGGCGTCAGTCACGTTTAGTCTCTGAAGCTGCATATTTCTTCACAAATATCCTGTCTGCAGAATCTTTTATCTGGAATATTGATGCACAAGCACTTTCAATGGATGAGATAGAATTCCAAAAGAAAATGGAATCTGCCAGAGCGCATCTTATGGGCCTATCAACTGGCACAGAACATCAGCAAACTGAAACCAATCTGGATGCCATGGAAGAAAGGTTGAAATCTAACAGGGAACTGGATAACACAGCATCTGTCGAAGGACATCAAGTCCCAAACCAATCATATAGTATAAACAAAGATGTAGATGGCAAGTATAAACCACTAATTAAAAGGCCGTCGATCTCAGATCTAGAGAAGAAAGGAACCACTGACATTTTGAAGGAGGAAAATGTAAACAAATATTTTCAGGAGTACCCATTCTTATTTGCTAATGCTGGAGATCTAACAGTTGATGATGTAGGAAGCCTCCTGAATTGCTACAAGCAGCTCGTGCTTCGGTATGTAGTTCTTTCAAAAGGAATGGGCATCGGTAATGAATCTCTTTCTCTACCCAACACAGAAACACCATCTGAACTTTCAAGTGTCAAGGAATCTGAATATGTAGCAGAAATGGAAATGAAAGTCGAGGACCACGAAGAAGTTAGCAGAaaagcgggcagttctgccgaggATTTGATCTTGCAAATGGATGATGCAGAGTCCAAGAAAGTTGCAGACGATTCGACTGCTGAAGTAAGTCCATGA
- the LOC135584164 gene encoding uncharacterized protein LOC135584164, translated as MARRITNYHRTSRRFRSTPYPLPSYHRPIPEREENLKKAASFTLEKKDWKGATCPVCMEFPHNAVLLLCSSHDKGCRPYMCATSYRYSNCLEQFKKANAKMTSTLDNRIHYSPAWKKSEVRELVCPLCRGQVKGWTVVEPAREYLNKKRRSCMQDNCSFIGNYKELRKHVRTDHPCAKPHAVDPTLEQKWRNLEYQTERADVISTIRSSMPRAVILGDYVIEMGDSDPDSDYDNEDDDGFFDNGNVIFGRRNHRSFFNALLRESTRHRRLSRNHVSEVGEGSSGYLPTIVDHASLDATFSYPLEEYDDEESTISIIHPERQHHRRRSLGRSVHGARLL; from the coding sequence ATGGCAAGAAGAATCACGAACTACCACAGAACATCTCGTAGGTTTAGGTCAACTCCATATCCATTGCCTTCATATCACCGACCTATtccagaaagagaagaaaatttgaAGAAAGCAGCATCCTTCACTTTGGAAAAAAAGGATTGGAAGGGTGCGACCTGCCCGGTGTGCATGGAATTCCCACACAATGCTGTCCTCCTCCTTTGCTCATCTCATGACAAGGGCTGCCGCCCCTACATGTGTGCAACCAGCTACCGCTATTCTAATTGTCTTGAACAGTTCAAGAAGGCAAATGCTAAAATGACATCAACATTGGACAATCGGATCCACTATTCGCCTGCATGGAAGAAATCTGAGGTAAGAGAGCTAGTGTGTCCCCTGTGCCGTGGCCAGGTGAAGGGATGGACTGTGGTTGAACCAGCACGAGAATATCTCAACAAGAAGAGGAGAAGCTGCATGCAAGACAACTGCTCATTTATTGGGAACTACAAGGAGCTCCGTAAACACGTGAGAACTGATCACCCTTGTGCTAAGCCCCATGCCGTGGATCCTACTCTTGAACAGAAATGGAGAAATCTCGAGTACCAGACAGAACGGGCAGATGTGATCAGCACGATAAGGTCTTCGATGCCTAGGGCAGTTATACTGGGGGACTATGTGATAGAAATGGGTGATAGTGACCCTGATAGTGATTATGACAACGAGGATGATGATGGTTTTTTTGACAATGGAAATGTGATCTTTGGCAGGAGGAATCATCGGAGTTTCTTTAATGCTCTCCTCCGAGAGTCGACTCGACATCGGAGGCTTAGCAGGAACCATGTATCTGAGGTTGGGGAAGGCAGCAGCGGCTATCTTCCAACCATTGTtgatcatgcttctcttgatGCAACTTTTAGTTATCCGTTGGAGGAATATGATGACGAGGAAAGTACCATAAGTATAATCCATCCCGAAAGGCAGCATCATCGTCGTAGGAGCCTTGGGAGATCGGTACATGGTGCTAGATTATTGTAG